Genomic DNA from Catenulispora sp. EB89:
GCGCTGGCGAATGAATAAGCAGCCTGATACTGCCCGCGCAGCCTCAGCCGCGATGCGAGCTCGTACAACGCCTCCAGCCGCCGCGGCCGGTACTCCCAGGCCTGGACGAAGGCGTCCATCGCGGCCGGCCAGTCGCCGGCGTCCGCCGTCAGCTCCCCGATCTGCAGCAGCGAGAAGTAGACCTCCTCGGCCCAGCCGCCCATCTCCACCCGCCGGCGGTACAAGGCGATCGCCGCTCCGCGCTCGCCGAGATCGCGCCGCGTCTGCGCGAGGTAGAACACCGTGCGGGTGTTGCCCGGATCCCGTTCGAGGTCCGCGGACAACAGGCGGATGTCGCGCTCGAACTTGTCGGCGCGCGAGCCGCCGTCGGCGAAGTGGTCGACCACCAGCTCGTCGAGGTGGAGTTCGTGGAGCTCCCGGTCGGCGCGGTCGGTGGTGAGGTATTCGTGGGTGGAGCCGACGTAGCGCCACGGCAGGCTGCCGCGGACCAGCCGCTTGTTGCGGTACTCCTGGTTGCCGAGGTGCCGGATCATGTACGAGTCCGCGGTCAGCGGCGGGAGCTCGCCGTGCCGACGCAGGACCATGTCGGCGTCGACGAGCAGCAGGTAGTCGCCCTTGCCCCGGGCGTGTTCCAGGTTCAGCGAGCGGTTGTGGCCGAAGTCGCGCCACGGGTCCTCGTGCAGTTCGCCGGGGACGTCCGCCAGCGCCGCGCGGATCAGGTCCTGGGTACCGTCGGTCGATCCGGTGTCGGAGACGACCCAGTAGTCGACCAGTCCGCGCACCGAGGCCAGGCAGCGTTCGATGACCGCGGCCTCGTTCTTCACGATCATGCACAGGCAGATCGACGCGCGCCCGGTGAGGCGGAACGCCGCCGCCGTGTCGGCCAGGCCTCGTTCCTCGGGGGTCGCCGCCCCGTCCACGTCGTCGGGCCTGGGCCCCGGCAGGATCGACGGCAACTGCGCGGGTGTCGGCTGGCTCACGGCGGCGTCCCTTCAGGCGGGCGGTATGTCCGTTACGCGCACATACCGTAGCGCTCCGCCATCCGGGAAATGCGCAGGATGGCTCCTCCCCGCGTGCCGGGGCGTGTCGCGGAATCAGGAACGGAACGACGCGTACAACGCGTCCAGAGCCTCGTCCATCGCGGCCTTGTCGGGCGTCGCGCACCGGTAGTTCAGCCCTCTGATCCACATCAGCAGATCGTCCTCGGGCGCCAGGCCGTGGACCCGGACGTAGTACGCGAGCCCGTCGCTCCACACCCACGTGCCGTCGGTCCGGAACGAGGCGCCGACCACTTTGCCGCGCGAGGGATCGAGCTTGTCCGGACTCAGGGCCGTGGTCATCAGGATCGGCGCGCCGGCGGCCAGGAACGCGGCGACGCGCTCGCGTTCGGCGTCCTCGAGAATCGGGCCGATGATGCCGCTGTCCACCGGGACTCGGGCGATGTGAACCTGCTCAGGCATCGGCGACGTCCGCTCCTCGTTCCATCCGCCGCAGGTGCGCGAGCAGATCCGGATGCGGCGCGAGCTGGTACTCGGCCAGGTAGTACGCGGCCGACGCGCGCCAGATCCACTCCCCGTCGGTGCGGTACTCCTGCGGGACGACCCGGCCGTGGTCCGGATCGATCACGTCCTCGGCCGCCGCGAGGCTCGACACCACGGCGTTCCCGGACATCATCCGCGCGGCCAGGCGGTCGCATTCGGCCGGGTCGGGCAGCCGCACGTGGTCGGCGCCGAAGCGCGGCACGCCGTCGTCGTCCGCGAAGTCGTAGACGCCGGTGCTCCGGATGCCGCCGGTGTGCGGCGACTCCTCCAGCGTGGCGATCCACAGCGGGTCGGCGTCCTTCAGCGCGGCCAGGTGGAACTCCGACAGCGCCTCGCCGCTCCAGAACACCTCGATCTGCGCGGGTCCGGCCGGGGCCTGCGCCAGCTGCGCGTCGAAGGCGACGTCCCAGGCGGCCAGCCCGGGATCGACCTCGATCAGGAACACCGGGATCACGGCCGCGCCGCTGCCCCGCCAGGCCCGCCAGACCTGCAGCACGCCCGGCTGCGAGGCCATCATCAGCACCAGCGTCGGACCGGCGTCCAGGCCCTGGTCCGGAGCCGGGCAGAGGTCGAAGGCGGCCGCCGGTTTCGGGGTGCCGGCGATGCTGACCGGGACCCGGTCCAGCGCCGACAGATCCAGTCCCGGTTCCTCGATCTGCCCGGGGATCTCCCGCAGCAGCGCGACTTCCGCCGGGGTCAGCGCGAAGCCCGACTCGGCCAGGACCGAGACCAGGCCGACGGAGAACGCCGCCAACTCGCCCTCGGCCAGCGACTGCCGCAGCCCGGCCAGCCGCTCGGCGGGCAGGTCCGCGGCCAGCCGCAGCAGCAGCCGGTGCAGCCGGGTCATCGTGGCCCAGACCTCGCCGGACCACTGGAACCACTCGGTGACGCGGGCGGCCCGCTCGCGGTCGACGGCCGCGCCGAACACCGACGCGCCCCGTTCCGGCAGCTCGGGCCGGGCCCACAGCCGCAGCGACGCGGCCAGCGCAGCCCGCTGATATCCGGTCTGCGGGTCGCCGGTCCAGTACGCCTCGATCTGCGGGGCTCCCTCGCCTCGCGTCTGAAGCGCGCGCCCCGCCTCGGCCGCCAGCCGCCACGCCTCGGCGCCGGACGCGAGGTCCAGGAGATACACGCGCCGGTCGCCGTGGCCGGTCCCGGATCTCGTCGACCGGCGGACCGCCACGACCTTCGGGTCGCGGAACACCGAGGCGACCATCGCCCGGTCGAGGTCGTCGGCGATCGCGGGCGGCCCGGTCCGGAAGGCCACGGAAGGCGGCAGTTGTTCGGCGGCGTCGGAGATCCGGAGCTCAGGCGGCAGACCGGGCCGGCGGCCGGGAGCGGCCGGGAGCGCGGCGAGCGTCTCGGCCTCCTGTGGTGTCAAGCTGACCCCGAGCGTCATCGCGGTGGTGACGACGACCTCGGCGAGTCCGACGAGGTCCTCCTGCGCGAGCCACTCCCGGGCCTGCGTGATCAGCGGATCGGGCAGCCGTCCGGCCAGGCCCGAGAGCAGCCGGTGGACGCGGGCCAGCGTCCGCCACCGCTCGGCGGCCGTGCTCCCGATCGCGCTGTCCGCGGGTTCCTGCTCGGTCATGGATCAGCCCTCCTCCATGACGATGATCTCGCATCCGTCGGGCAGACCGGGCACTCGCGCCAGGATCGCGGCGATCCGCTCGGGATCGGTGACCCGGTGGGTCCGGGCGCCGGGCGGGAACACGTACTCGCGGGTGCCCCGGTAGACGGTGAACGGCGACAGGTCGCGGGCGTTCTTGCCGGTGAGCTCGTACAGCACCAGGGTCGGCGTCCCGCTGCCGGGATTGGTCTCCATGAAGTGGACCGCCGTGGCCAGGTCCGGGCTGAGGCTGAACACCTGCCGGGTGGTGGCCTGGTCGCCGTAGCGTCCCCGGCTCAGCAGGTTGACCTTGTCGCCGCGGAACACCAGCATCGGGTGCTCCGGGCTGCCCATCGCCGGGAGCTGGTGCAGCGCCTCCATGAACATGTCGGTGTGGACGCGGATCTCGTCGAACAGCGCGGGCAGCCGTTCGTTCACCTGCTCCTTGATGCCGGCCCAGGCGTAGGCGCGTTCGTCGGACGCGCCGTCGATCCATTGCCGGGCTTCGGGAGTCAGCGGGGAGTTCTTGTTCAGCGGCTCGGGGCCGGTGTGCACGATCGGCCGCAGGGAGATCGGCAGCCGGCCCGGGTTCTCCCCCTTGGCGAGGGCCGACAGGTAGCGTTCGACGGAGACTCGCGCGGTGTGTCCGAACTCGGTGCGCATGAGCCGGTCCGCAATCGACTCCGGCAGCGATCCGGTGAACGAGTCCACGGTCAGCGCGTGGTTGATGGCCGTGTGGCTGTGCGTGGTGTAGACGGCCAGCGCGGTCAGATGGGCCTCGGACAGCCCGGCGACGGCCGCGCGCACGGCCTCGGGGTCGTTCGGGTCGATGCCGTTGCGCTCGGCCCAGGCGTGCAGCGTGTACTCCGGGATGTGCGCGGACGGCGGCGTGTGCTCCGGGATCTGGCCGGCCGGCGGCTCGCCGTCGGTGATGTGGCCGTCGGACAGCTGCTGCCAGATCTCGTGGACCAGTTCGTTCAGCTCCGGCTCGTCGGCGCGGTTGTGCCGGGCTTCGGTGAAGCCCTGCGGGTCCGTGGCCAGGTGCTGGTAGTGCGTCTGGTGCGGCAGCGGGACGTCCGGGGCCGGCCCGGACTCGCCGTGCCAGTCCAGGACCCGCCGGTAGAACTCCACCGGGTCCACGCGATCGGCGATCCGACCGCCGGCCAGCGGTCCGCTCCGGGCGATCTGCGCGCCGAGCGCCATCTCGTAGAGCGAGTGGTCCCGGCCGGGCAGCATCCAGGCCATCAGGCCCTTGAGGAACTGGTCGCGCTGTGCCGGATCCAGGCCCAGCAGCTCGGCCGAGGTGAGCATCTTGGTGGTGGTCAGGGAGATGCCGTCGGCCGTGGGCAGGCCGGCTTCCTCGGTCGCGTCGGTCCAGGCGCTCTTGGTGTCGTGGACCGTGACGCCCTCGCGCCAGGGCAGCTTGGCGTTCGGGTCGTCGACCGGCAGATCCATGTGCTGCTGCACGAAATCCCGGGACAGCCGGCCGAGCGGCGCCCCGAGATCCGCGTAGTCCTGCGCGGTGCGTGCCAACGTCTCCTGCTCGGTGTCCGGGCGGTCGTTGCGGCCCTTCTGGCTCCGGATCGTGGCCGCCTGGTTCTTGATCCAGTGGTCGGAGCCGCGGATCACGTTGCCGGTGGCCACCGGGTCGCGGTCGAAGCGGTGGCCGCCGGCTCCGAGGATCTTCTCTCCCAGCGGTCCGGCTTCGAAGGCTCCGAGCGCGCGCCGCAGCGGGCTGTTGAGCTGGCGGTAGCGGGCTCGCAGGCTCTCGATGTTCACGCCCGCGTCCTGGAGCCGGTTCCAGTCCCCGGCGTCGGCGACCCGGATGACGGCGTTCTTGAAGACCTCCGGGCGGTCGTAGTTCATGTAGAAGGCGTTGTAGAGGGCTGTCATGGTCTCCCGGACATCGCCCTGCTCCAGGATCGTGTCGACGGAGACGTGCGTGCCGACGTTGCCCGCGTTGCCTGCCTTGTCGCTGAGGAAGACGCTGTCGATCCGGTGCTCGAAGGCGGCTTGGGACTCGTCCGGCAGCTTGTCGTTGAGCGTGCGCAGCGCCGTGCGCAGGTCTCGCAGAGCACTGCGAGCCTGGTCCAGGACCGCGGGGTCCTTGAAGTCGAAGGCGCCCAGCTTCTGTTCGAAGCCGGTGGATTCCTGGAGCGAGCCTTCGCGGTCGATGCGCCGGAGCTGTTTGAAGCCCCAGGGCGCCGGCTGTTTGTCCCCGGCCAGCTGGAGGACGTCGCCGGTCGGGTCGAAGTGCGCCGAGGGCGGCCGGAGCGGGTCGCCGGGCGGCAGGTCGCGGGTCTCGACGCGGCCGTCGGAGGTCGGGTGCGCGAGCTTCCAGGTGCCGTCGCCGGCCAGGTGTCCGGTGCCGGTGCCGTCGTCGACCAGGTCCGGGCGCTGGCCGTGCGGGCTGTCGACCTGGTGGGCGGTGGCGACGACGGTGCCGCGGTGGTCGATCCAGACCGGTGCGTCGGCGGCGATGACGTCGTGCCCCGATACCCGGGCCAGCTCGGCCGCGCCATCCGCGGCCTCGCAGCCGTAGAGCCGGATCGGGACGTCCTTCGGGACGTTCGCGAGGTGGTCGGCGAGCTCGGAGAACGGCAGGTGCATGCCGCCGACGACGATGCCGTCCGCGTCGGAGTGGGCGAAGATCGTGAAGGCGCCGGCGCGGGGGTCCGCGGAGGCAGCCATCCGGCGCAGGATGTCGCCGTTGGTGTCGAGAGTGCTCACGACGAGGCCGGATTCTGTGGTGTCCAGCCGGACTTGAGTGCTGTGCTCGCCGTCGGTGACGGTCACCAGTTGGTGATCGCCTTCGCCGGTGACCGAGGCGATGTGCGCGGGACGGTCGGGGAGGCCGAAGGGGTCGCCGGGACTTCCGTCGCCGCGACCGCCGCCACCGGAATCCGAGCGCCCGCCACCGTTTCCGGTGTGACTGCTGCCGAGCGCCGTGAACGTTGCGGCATGCACGGCGCCGACGCCGACCAGTTCGCGCTGTTGTGCCGCGGTCCCACTGAGTTGGGATTCGAATCGTTGGGCTTGATCGCTGAGCGCCTGTGCCGCCTGCTGGTGTTCGGCGGCGTACTGCTGCTGGTAACGCTCCAGGTCGTTCTGGCCGTGGAAGGTCCCGTCCTGCGTGATGTCGCCGGGCACCGCTGTGGGATCACTGGAAACGGCCGGGTCCTCCTGGCCGATCCCGCTCGCGGCGCGGGTGTGCGCGGCGGCCATGTCGCCGGGCGCGCCTTGCGGGCGCAGGAAGTCGTTGAGCGGCTGGACGCCCTGGAACGAGCCGTCCGCGTTGAACGCGGCCTGGTGGCCCGGCGGGATCGGGTTGTCGCCGGGGTAGGTGTAGACCTCCCGCAACTGCCCGGTGTCGTAGTTGTAGACCGCGGCCTCGTTGGTGCCCAGTGGACGGTTGAAGCCCTGCGGCACGGTCTGCCCGTCCCCGGAGACCACGACCACCGGGTCCTTGCCCTGCTGGAAGACGTGCGAGGCGCCGGGATCGACGGGGCGCATCGTCGGGTCGTAGACCGGCGCGGAGTCCGGAGCAGAGTCCGGAGCAGAGCCGGGCGTCGGGGCGTTGCGGACCGCCGTCCCCTGATACTGACCGTTGGAGTCGTAGAGCTCTGATGTCCCCGCGTGCAGCGGGCCCTTGCCGCCGCCGTGCGACACGACGCCGGTCGGCTCGTACGCGCCGCCGCCCTCCGAGGGCGCGTAGGTGACGCTGCCGGTCGGGCTGCCGCCGCGGTCGAGCGTCTGCGCGCGCACCGCCTGGTAGTCCGT
This window encodes:
- a CDS encoding glycosyltransferase, with translation MSQPTPAQLPSILPGPRPDDVDGAATPEERGLADTAAAFRLTGRASICLCMIVKNEAAVIERCLASVRGLVDYWVVSDTGSTDGTQDLIRAALADVPGELHEDPWRDFGHNRSLNLEHARGKGDYLLLVDADMVLRRHGELPPLTADSYMIRHLGNQEYRNKRLVRGSLPWRYVGSTHEYLTTDRADRELHELHLDELVVDHFADGGSRADKFERDIRLLSADLERDPGNTRTVFYLAQTRRDLGERGAAIALYRRRVEMGGWAEEVYFSLLQIGELTADAGDWPAAMDAFVQAWEYRPRRLEALYELASRLRLRGQYQAAYSFASAGIGEPQPDDVLFVRPWVYRWGLLFELSISAYWVDDFRGSVRACDMLLEMPELPDLHREQTVANREMSVRRLVESRR